In Halorubellus sp. JP-L1, one DNA window encodes the following:
- a CDS encoding M48 family metallopeptidase: protein MTDGARRALLVLTGVLSFLFYVAIAVVLANVATVVLADPPAPGVLVAAVVASGLAFGYLSYRAGPTRILGALDARPVPRATAPRLHERLEAIADRMDVRAPSVYVAALDAPNALAVGARGGGVVVLDHRLPRILRPEELDAILAHELAHLEGYDGLVQTLAASVLQTVAGIAFLAILPVGFLFAGLSRTATYLAGQQPEPFRVHLQRTHYRVGQLVVLALLAFTLALRAHSRRRELAADDRAVDVTGDPLALARGLRRIQRASDPYRGLWSSLFVHGEEDALTELLATHPSMDDRIERLRAMADDRQRITVDVE from the coding sequence ATGACCGACGGGGCCCGTCGCGCGCTGCTCGTCCTGACGGGCGTGCTCTCCTTCCTGTTCTACGTCGCGATCGCGGTCGTCCTCGCGAACGTCGCAACCGTGGTGCTCGCGGACCCGCCAGCACCGGGGGTGCTCGTCGCCGCGGTCGTCGCGAGCGGCCTCGCGTTCGGGTACCTGAGCTATCGCGCCGGCCCGACGCGCATCCTCGGGGCGCTCGACGCACGACCGGTGCCGCGCGCGACCGCGCCACGGCTCCACGAGCGCCTAGAGGCGATCGCCGACCGCATGGACGTCCGGGCGCCGTCGGTGTACGTCGCGGCGCTCGACGCACCGAACGCGCTCGCCGTCGGCGCACGCGGCGGCGGCGTCGTCGTCCTCGACCACCGCCTCCCGCGCATCCTTCGCCCTGAGGAACTCGACGCCATCCTCGCGCACGAACTCGCGCACCTCGAGGGGTACGACGGCCTCGTCCAGACCCTCGCCGCGAGCGTCCTCCAGACCGTCGCCGGCATCGCGTTCCTCGCCATTCTCCCCGTCGGCTTCCTGTTCGCCGGACTGTCCAGAACGGCGACCTACCTCGCCGGCCAGCAACCCGAGCCGTTCCGCGTCCACCTCCAGCGTACGCACTACCGCGTCGGCCAGCTCGTCGTCCTCGCACTCCTCGCGTTCACGCTCGCACTCCGCGCACACTCCCGCCGCCGCGAACTCGCCGCCGACGACCGCGCCGTCGACGTCACCGGCGACCCGCTCGCGCTCGCCCGCGGCCTCCGACGCATCCAGCGCGCCAGCGACCCCTACCGCGGCCTCTGGAGTTCGCTATTCGTCCACGGCGAAGAGGACGCCCTCACGGAACTGCTCGCGACGCACCCATCGATGGACGACCGCATCGAACGCCTCCGAGCGATGGCCGACGACCGCCAGCGAATCACGGTCGACGTCGAGTAG
- a CDS encoding GTPBP1 family GTP-binding protein, which produces MSPDRAVLQRALDRGEREGGSVEFKERLRKDLHLSDGRRESLAAQLRHRVLSGDGEATYVVGVTDDGGLAGVPPAEFSESMDVLSLLAEEAGAHIDEVQTWSVDDAGARAGTDVDVAGAQAGSGSATDDDDSADGIVGVATIQEGAVLETDDEHIVVGTAGHVDHGKSTLVGSLVTGEADDGEGATRSYLDVKPHEVERGLSADLSYAVYGFDGDDEPVRMQNPHRKTDRARVVDESEKLVSFVDTVGHEPWLRTTIRGLVGQKLDYGLLTVAADDGPTKTTREHLGVLLATELPTMVAITKADLVSEERLAAVEREVETLLRDVGKTPLRIGRHGVDAAVDEVGDGVVPVFVTSSVEGRGLDALDEVFRRLPKTAGDDGDFRMYIDRTYSVTGVGAVASGTIMRGEVEAGDELLLGPMPDGSFREVEARSIEMHYHRVDEAKAGRIVGIALKGVDEADIERGMVLVPADSDPKPVREFEAEVMVLNHPTRIGDGYEPVVHLETISEAAVFHPEGGQLLPGDKGNTRVRFKFRPYLVEAGQRFVFREGQSKGVGTVTGVHTDDD; this is translated from the coding sequence ACCTCCACCTCTCTGACGGCCGCCGGGAGTCCCTCGCGGCGCAGCTCCGGCATCGCGTCCTCTCGGGCGACGGCGAAGCGACGTACGTCGTCGGCGTCACCGACGACGGCGGACTCGCGGGCGTCCCGCCCGCGGAGTTCTCGGAGTCCATGGACGTCCTGAGTCTGCTCGCCGAGGAGGCGGGCGCGCACATCGACGAGGTGCAGACGTGGAGCGTCGACGATGCTGGTGCACGCGCCGGTACGGACGTCGACGTTGCGGGCGCACAAGCGGGCAGCGGATCGGCGACGGACGACGACGACAGCGCCGACGGCATCGTCGGCGTCGCGACGATCCAGGAGGGCGCGGTCCTCGAGACGGACGACGAGCACATCGTCGTCGGGACCGCGGGCCACGTCGACCACGGGAAGTCGACGCTCGTCGGGTCCCTCGTCACGGGCGAGGCGGACGACGGCGAGGGCGCCACGCGCTCGTACCTCGACGTGAAGCCCCACGAGGTCGAGCGCGGTCTCTCCGCTGACCTCTCCTACGCCGTCTACGGGTTCGACGGCGACGACGAGCCCGTTCGGATGCAGAACCCGCACCGGAAGACCGACCGGGCGCGCGTCGTCGACGAGTCCGAGAAGCTCGTGTCGTTCGTCGACACCGTCGGGCACGAGCCGTGGCTGCGGACGACGATCCGCGGCCTCGTCGGCCAGAAGCTCGACTACGGCCTGCTGACGGTCGCGGCCGACGACGGGCCGACGAAGACGACCCGCGAGCACCTCGGCGTCCTGCTCGCGACCGAGCTCCCGACGATGGTCGCTATCACGAAGGCCGACCTCGTCTCCGAGGAGCGCCTCGCGGCGGTCGAGCGCGAGGTCGAGACGCTCCTGCGGGACGTCGGGAAGACGCCGCTCCGGATCGGTCGTCACGGCGTCGACGCGGCCGTCGACGAGGTCGGCGACGGCGTCGTCCCCGTGTTCGTGACGAGTTCCGTCGAGGGGCGCGGACTGGACGCGCTCGACGAGGTGTTCCGTCGCCTCCCGAAGACCGCGGGCGACGACGGCGACTTCCGGATGTACATCGACCGCACCTACTCCGTGACCGGAGTGGGCGCGGTCGCCTCCGGCACCATCATGCGCGGCGAGGTCGAGGCCGGCGACGAACTCCTGCTCGGGCCGATGCCCGACGGCTCGTTCCGCGAGGTCGAGGCTCGCAGCATCGAGATGCACTACCATCGCGTCGACGAGGCCAAGGCCGGGCGCATCGTCGGCATCGCACTCAAGGGCGTCGACGAGGCCGACATCGAGCGCGGGATGGTGCTCGTGCCCGCGGACAGCGACCCGAAGCCGGTCCGCGAGTTCGAAGCCGAAGTAATGGTGCTGAATCACCCGACCAGGATCGGCGACGGCTACGAGCCGGTCGTCCACCTGGAGACCATCAGCGAAGCCGCGGTGTTCCACCCCGAAGGCGGCCAGTTGCTTCCCGGCGACAAGGGGAACACGCGAGTCCGGTTCAAGTTCCGTCCGTACCTCGTCGAGGCGGGCCAGCGGTTCGTGTTCCGCGAGGGCCAGAGCAAGGGCGTCGGCACCGTCACCGGCGTCCACACCGACGACGACTGA